The Terriglobales bacterium region TCCCACCGCCATAGGCAGGCGATCCCACACCAGTGGGGCGTTGGCGGGCGCGGAATGGTAGTAGGCCGAACCGAAGCAGGTCAGAGCGATGCCGAGGTAGAAGGCTGTCCAGGGCCATCGCTCCTGGGGAGCGACGAAATGGTCTCGGCTTTCCTTCTCCAGAGTGAATCTCAGCCCCGCGACTCCGACCAGGAGGAAGGGGAGGTTCGAAACCACGTTTAGGAAGTTGGGCACACCCAGCCAGCCGCGCGTGTCGGCAAAGCGGTGGTACGCCGGATCCTGCGGAATGCGCGGCAGCAGGAACAGGCCGGCACCCACTGCCAGCGTGGTGCCAAGCAAGATCGAGATGCGGGCGCGGAACGACATCGCAGCAGCAGAGCGTTGGGGAGGCCGAATTCTAGCACGGCGGCTGTGGCTCCCTCGCAGTGCGGGAGATGTCTCCGCGTCACTCTCCGGAGTGACCGTAGTCACTGCGACGCACCGTCGAGGGGAGTGGGATGAACGCAGGCGAGCCTGGAAGGAGAGTGTCTATGCTCATCCAGCAACTGATGATCCCCAAGCCGTTCTACTGCCTGCCTACCGACACCGCCAAAGACGCCGCCAAGCTGATGCTCAAGCATGATGTGGGCTTTCTGCCGATCATCGAAAGGATCGCGGAGCCCCGGCTGCTGGGCGCCATCACGGACCGCGACCTGTGCCTGCGTGTGCTGGCCAAGGGCCTGGATCCCAACCGCGCTACCATGGAAAACTTCATGACCCGCAAGCTCATCCGCTGCCACCCCGAGGACACCGTGGACAAGGCCATGGAACTAATGGCCCAGAACCGCGTGCGCCGCATCCCGGTGGTGGACAAGAAGGAGTGGCTGCTGGGCGTGGTCTCCATGGACGACGTGGTCTGCCACGCCGAGTTCCCCGACCAGCGCACCCGGCAAACCCTGGCGCGCATCTACGGCATCAAGCTGCGAGCTCCCAAGCCGCGCAAGCTGCTCAAGCGCGCCGCGTAAGAATCTCAAGACGCATCAGACCCTGGGCCGGCCACGCGCCGGCCCGTTTGCTCTCAGGGCCGAAGGCTGATTCGCGATGGTTTTCAGGAACGGGGAACCGGACGTCCGCGCAGGCGGGCTTCCAGCTTGGCCTCGACGCGCCGAGCCGGTATCAAGAAGAGGGCACGCAGTGCCAGCGCCATGGCAGCCAGCAGCAGCAGCATGAAATCCCACTGGCCGGATTGCAGATCCACCGCGATGAGACTGTGCGCCAGCCCCAGCGGCGGCATGGCCACGTTCTGCAGCAGTGCTAGGAACCAGGTGTCCGCGATGACCTCGGGACGCACCAAGCCGCCGCTGACGAAGAAGTACGCAACGAAGGCCAGCGGCCACAACAGCAATCCTGCCGAGAGCGCGATGCGCAACCCGCGGACCGCTCGGTACAACGGCCGGACGGCGGCCTCAGCGCGGGGCGCCACCGGCGGCGCCATCGGCACGTACGCAGGCTGGCTGGCCTTCTGCGCCACCATCTCCAGCGCCGGCCGGATGGCCGATGCGGTCAGCTTGTCGGCGCTCAGCGAGGCTTGGATGTTCTTCAGCTTGTTTCTTACCTCTTTTGCCGTCGGCCGGCACGTACGGTCCTTCTGCAGACAATGCCGTATCAGCCGCTCGAGCTCCGGCGGAAAATCCGGGTTGAGCTTAAGGATCGGCGGCGCTTCCTGGCTGAGGATGCGGGCCAGTGTGGACTGCGGCGTGGGACCGGAGAATGGAATACGCCCGGTCGCCATCTCGTAGAGCACCACGCCGAAGGAGAAGATGTCGGTGCGCGAATCGATCTCGATGGCCAGCGCCTGCTCCGGCGACATGTGGCTCACCGTGCCCAACAATGTTCCACCCGTAGTCTCGAACGAGGAGCGGTGCTCGCTGGGCTCGCCGACAGGGTCCAGGTCGCGCAGTTTGGCCAGCCCGAAATCCAGGATCTTCACCTGGCCGCGCGGCGTGATCATGATGTTCTCCGCCTTCATGTCGCGATGAATCACGCCGTGTTCGTGCGCCGTGACCAGGCCTTCGGCCACTTGCACGGCGATCTCCAGCAACTGCCCCACCTCCAGCGGATGGCCGTCCATCAGCTTCTTCAGGGTGCGGCCTTCCACGTACTCCATCACGATGTAGCGCGTGCGGCCTTCCACGCCGAACTGGTGGATGGTCATGATGGAGGGATGCTGCAGGCGGGAAGCGGCGCGGGCCTCGCGCAGGAAGCGGGCTTCGCCGGTCGGGTCCGGCTCGTCCGGCGCCAGCAAGGTCTTGATGGCGACCGGCCGGTCCAGGTTCACATCGTGGGCGCGGTACACCACACCCATGCCGCCACCACCGATGCGGTCCTCAATGCGATAACCGCCGAAGGTTGAGCCGATCATGCTCCCTTCACAGCTTCGGGAAGCAACCACAGAGCCCGGGGGAGTTGTAAGCAGAACTCACCGTCCGGCGGACGGAGAGCCGTGGCCA contains the following coding sequences:
- a CDS encoding CBS domain-containing protein, whose translation is MLIQQLMIPKPFYCLPTDTAKDAAKLMLKHDVGFLPIIERIAEPRLLGAITDRDLCLRVLAKGLDPNRATMENFMTRKLIRCHPEDTVDKAMELMAQNRVRRIPVVDKKEWLLGVVSMDDVVCHAEFPDQRTRQTLARIYGIKLRAPKPRKLLKRAA
- a CDS encoding serine/threonine-protein kinase — its product is MIGSTFGGYRIEDRIGGGGMGVVYRAHDVNLDRPVAIKTLLAPDEPDPTGEARFLREARAASRLQHPSIMTIHQFGVEGRTRYIVMEYVEGRTLKKLMDGHPLEVGQLLEIAVQVAEGLVTAHEHGVIHRDMKAENIMITPRGQVKILDFGLAKLRDLDPVGEPSEHRSSFETTGGTLLGTVSHMSPEQALAIEIDSRTDIFSFGVVLYEMATGRIPFSGPTPQSTLARILSQEAPPILKLNPDFPPELERLIRHCLQKDRTCRPTAKEVRNKLKNIQASLSADKLTASAIRPALEMVAQKASQPAYVPMAPPVAPRAEAAVRPLYRAVRGLRIALSAGLLLWPLAFVAYFFVSGGLVRPEVIADTWFLALLQNVAMPPLGLAHSLIAVDLQSGQWDFMLLLLAAMALALRALFLIPARRVEAKLEARLRGRPVPRS